ACCTCGGCATCGCACTGGCGACGCTGGCCCGCTATCTCGGAGTGAGCTTCACCGCGGTGGTGGACCCGCTGATCGCGCCCGAGTGCCTGCACCGGCTGTCCGAGCTCGGCGCGGACGTCGTGACGGTCACCGAGCGGGACGCCTCCGGCGGCTATCTGCTGTCCCGTCTGGCGACCGTGGCGGAGCTGCTGGAGGCCGACGACAGCTACGTCTGGACCAACCAGTACGGCAGCCCGGAGAACCCGGCCATCCACCGGGAACTGACGGGACCTGAGCTCCTGGGCCAGCTGCCGCGCTCTCCGGACGCGGTGTTCGCGGCGATATCCACCGGCGGGACCTTCTCGGGCATCAGCCAGTACTTCCGGGAGCACAGTCCGGGGACGGCGATGGTCGCCGTGGACATCGAGGGTTCGGTGGCCTTCCGTGGCAGTCCCGGCCGTCGGCACCTGTCCGGCATCGGGGCGAGTCGTCCGTCGGGCTTTCTGGACGACTCCCTGGTGGACCACTTCGCGATCGCGGGCATCTACGAGTCCGCCCACTACTGCCGTCTGGTCCTGCGGACCGCGGGTCTGCATCTGGGGGCCTCGGCGGGAGCGGTCGTCGCGGGCTGTGTCCGCTATCTGACGAGGCATCCGGAGACCGACCTCGTGGTCTGTCTCTGCGCCGACGGCGGCGAGAAGTACGCCGGCACCGTCTACAGCGACGCGTGGCTCCGGTCGATCGGACTGGAACCGCCGCCGGAAGCCGACGCCGTACCCGTCGCGTCCGAGGACGCTATCCTCTCTGGAGTTGGTTGAGAGAATTCCATGAATTACCCAGATCCGCAGGGCGCTGCGATCGGCAGGTCCGTGCACCGAGGGAATTACCACAATGCAGGGTGTCTCCGAGATCCGTGAAGAACTCGAACAGTATGTGCGTCGAGGTGCCGGGCTGCCGGCTCCGGCCGACGCGCTGGGCGCGCTCGGCTCACTCGCCGAGAGCGACCTGCAGCGCACGGACGAGCACGATCTCGCCATCCTGCTGTGCCTGGCCGGTCTCTGTGCCGGACTGGCCGGGCAGGGACCTTCGGTGTCCGACCTGAAGGCGGTCGCGGACCGCTACGCGGACACCTCGATCCTCTACACCGGGCGGGTTCTGCCGCGCGCCAAGGCGACCGTCGAGCTCGTCCACGAAGGACTTGAAGGGAAGTCCCTCGACAAGCTGGTCGAAGCTGCCGATTCGATCAGCCAGGGCTGGCCCGAGTATTCCGCTTCGATTTTCCCTGAGGCTTTTTTCCGGCTGTCGGGGAGAATGTCTGTCGAGAGTGCTGCCGAGGACTTCCGCGAGACCTCTTTCATCACCTGGAGGCGGGGGCTCGCGGAATGCGCCGCCGGGGCTGCCGACCGGGCGCTCACATCGTTCGGCGTCAGTCTCGCCAAATACCGGCAGTTCTCCTACTACGCGGACGCCGCCTGGCTCTACACCGACCTGGTGCTGACCCATCTGCTGACCGACGACCAGGAGGCCGCGATCCGGGTCCTGGACGAACAGCGCGGCTACGTGGACGAGGTGGTCGCCGCCGCCGGGCACCGTCCCACGACGGCGACCACCTCCTACGCCTTCCACCTCGGCGACGTCCGGAGCGGCAGTTACAGCTCCTTCGTCGACTCGGCCGCCGTCGGCCCCCAGGGGCTGAACGAGGACGACCGGGCGCTGCTTCGGCGCTATGTGAAGGTGAGCGAGAGCCTGTTGGCCTACAGCAGGTCCCACGCGCGCCGGGATCTGGACGCCGCGGTGGACCTGTTCTCCTTCGGCTGGCTCGGCTACCTCTCCTCGCCCTACCCGGAGATCTTCCGTCGGCTCGCCGAGCACGCCGAGGGGTCGGCCGCGGCCTCTCCGCTGCTGACCGCCCATGTGCGGTGGCGCGGAATGCTGCAGGCGACCCAACTGCGCCTGAGGTCCACCGAACTGATCCGGACGGCGACGGAACTGCGCGACCGGCTCCGGGCGGCCGGGCTGGACCGGGAGGCGGACATCGCGCTGCTCGACGCGGGGATGCTGCACTTCGCGCTGTACGGCAAGGCGGCCACGGCCGCCTGGCTCTCACCGCAGGTGCACGAGCTGCGGCGGCGGGTTCCCGGCCCGCTGCAGGCGGTGGTGGAGACGCTCCAGGTCCCGCCGCAGGCGGGGCTGCAGAGCACCCTGGCGAACTACCTGGGCGTCAGGGCGGTCTACCGGGTGCCGGACTTCATGTCGGCGCTGGGCGTCTTCCGCCGGGGCCTGCGCGGCCGCAGGGAGATGCCGGCCGAGGTCGACATCGCCTGCTGCGGGGAGACTCTGTGGATCAACGGAGTCATGATCTACGCGACCACCCCGCCGGCGCTGGCGGCCATCTTCCGTGAGCTCGGCCAGGAGCTCCGCTCGGCGCGCGCCGAGGACCGGGAGGTCGCCTTCCTGTCCTCGGTCGAACTGGCCGCCAGGACCGGGCGGACCACGACGGCCATCGCCCAGATGGTCCGCCGGTTCCGCATGGTCTGTCAGGAACAGCTGGACCGCAGTACCGAGCTCGGCCTCAAGCCGGACGACCTCCTCCAGGGACGCCCCGGCTACCGGTTCAACCCGATGCTGGTCGGCGAGGTGGCGTTCCATCCCGCCTCCGGCGACCGGGCGCCCGGTGCCGCCGAAGGGTGAGGCGCCACCTCACCCGTGGACGTCCCCGACGCCCCACCACCCGCACGACCGAACGACCCGAACCACTCACGCTCGCACCACCGAACCGACCGACCGCACCAGATCTCACCACCGTCAAGGAGTCCAGGTGTCCACGCTGACCGTCGATCCCTCCGCCGTCGACCCCGACTGGAAGTTCGCCGTCGTCCTGAAGGCGAAGCTGCCCGCCGGAGTCGCGCTCAACGCCGCCGCCCACACGTCCCTGGGTCTGGCCGCTCTGGCGGGGGCCGAGCACCCGGAGCTGGCCGCGAAGATGTCCTTCCTGAACTTCCTCGACGCCGACGGGGGCTCGCACGCCCCGATCTCCGGGCTGTCGCTGGTCGTGCTGGAGGGCCGCGCCGCGGGCCTGCGCCGGTTCCGTGCCGAGGCACGGGCGGCGGGGCTGCTGGTCAACGACTTCGTGTCGGCGATGACCGGAGACACCTACGCCGAGCAGCTGACCCGGGTGGCCGGCCTGCCGGAGGAGTCGCTGGACTACTACGCGGTCGCCGCCTTCGGTCGGCGCGACGAACTCGATCCGCTCACCAAGAAGTTCTCCCTGTGGAAGTAGCCCGGGGAGACCACCCGAGGGAAATGGGAACCCATGACAACCGCACCACCGCTCGTCGTGATCCCCGGCCGCCTGGTCGAGGAGGTGCTGCGTGACGCGCACGCGGAAGCACGGCAGATGGTCGAGGACGTCTACGTCCAGTCCTTCCAGGAACGGCTCGTCAACCCGGAGAGCCTCTTCCTGCGCCCGGCCCCCGAGGCCCGCGAACGGGTGATCGCGCTGCCGGCCTACGTGCCCGAGCCGACCCCCGCCATGGGCATCAAGTGGATCGCCAGCTTTCCGGAGAACCTGAGCGCGGGCCTCCCCCGGGCCTCGGCCACCATCGTGCTGAACGACGTCGCCACCGGATTCCCGGTCGCCCTGCTGGAGGGCGCTCGCATCAGCGGCTTCCGCACCGCGCTGTCCGCCCTGGTCGGCGCGAACGCCCTGGGCGACGGTTCCCGCCGGGCCGTCAAGTTCGCGGTCCTGGGCACCGGGTACATCGCCGACACGACCGTCCGCGCCTTCCTCGAGGACGGCTGGCAGTGGGACGAGGGGGCCGTGTTCGACCTCTCCCCCGACCGCGCCCAGGACTTCGTCGACCGGCTCGGCACGAACGGCGCCGATCCGCGGCTCGGCGTCGCCACGACCGCCGAGGAGGCCCTCGCCGGGGCCGACCTGGTGCTCCTCGCCACGACGGCCGTCACCCCGCACATCGGCGACCTGAGCATGCTCGCCCCGCACGCGACCGTCCTGCACATGTCGCTGCGGGACCTGACCCCCGCCGCCCTGGCCGGCGCCGACCACGTCGTCGACGACGTCTCCCACGCGCTGCGTGAGCGGACCTCGCTCGCCCTGGCCGTCGAGGACGGCACGGTGCCCCGCGCGGAGATCCACGCCGTGGGCGAGCTCCTCGTCGGCGGCGCCCGGCGCACCCCCGGCCGCAAGGCCGTCTACGCGCCCTTCGGCCTGGGCTCCCTCGACATCGCCCTCGGCCGGCTCGTCCTGGACCGCTCGCGGCATCTGGACGGCGCGCTCACCGTCGAGGACTTCTCCGGCATCGCCGGCTAGCGCACACCTCTGACCAAGCGACACCGGCGGCCCTCGTTGGCGCGCCGTCGATGCCCCCTGCCCGCTCACGCCTTCTCTGGAGCACACCAGCATGTCCACGACCCCCTTCGGCGACTTCAAGGTCGCCGATCTTTCCCTGGCCGCGTTCGGCCGCAAGGAGATCACTCTCGCCGAGCACGAGATGCCCGGCCTGATGGCGATCCGCAACGAGTACGCCGCCGCCCGGCCGCTGGCCGGCGCCCGGATCACCGGTTCGCTGCACATGACCGTGCAGACCGCGGTGCTCATCGAGACCCTCGCCGCGCTCGGCGCCGAGGTCCGCTGGGTGTCCTGCAACATCTTCTCCACGCAGGACCACGCGGCGGCCGCGATCGCGGTGGGCCCGAACGGCACGGTGGAGGACCCGCAGGGCATCCCCGTCTTCGCCTGGAAGGGCGAGACGCTGGAGGAGTACTGGTGGTGCACCGAGCAGGCGCTCACCTGGGAGGGCCACTCCGGCCCGAACATGATCCTGGACGACGGCGGCGACGCCACGCTCCTGGTCCACAAGGGCCTGGAGTACCAGAAGGCCGGCGTCGTCCCCGACGTGTCGACGGCCGAGAACGAGGAGCACCGGGTGATCCTGGAGCTGCTCCACCGCACCTCTCTGGACTGGACGGAGGTCGCGTCCGAGATCAAGGGTGTGACCGAGGAGACCACGACCGGTGTCCACCGTCTGTACGAGATGCACCGTGACGGCACGCTGCTGTTCCCGGCGATCAACGTGAACGACGCGGTGACCAAGTCGAAGTTCGACAACAAGTACGGCTGCCGGCACTCGCTGGTCGACGGCATCAACCGGGCCACCGACGTGCTGATCGGCGGCAAGGTCGCGGTCGTGTTCGGCTACGGCGACGTGGGCAAGGGCTGCGCCGAGTCGCTGCGCGGCCAGGGTGCGCGCGTGGTGGTGACCGAGATCGACCCGATCTGCGCGCTGCAGGCGGCGATGGACGGCTACCAGGTCACCACCCTGGAGGAGGTCGTCGGCCTCGCGGACATCTTCATCACCACGACCGGCAACAAGGACATCATCATGGCCGCCGACATGGCCAAGATGAAGCACCAGGCCATCGTGGGCAACATCGGCCACTTCGACAACGAGATCGACATGGCCGGCCTGGCGAAGATCGAGGGCATCGTCAAGGACGAGGTCAAGCCGCAGGTCCACACCTGGACCTTCCCGGACGGCAAGAAGATCATCGTGCTGTCCGAGGGCCGCCTGCTGAACCTGGGCAACGCGACGGGCCACCCGTCCTTCGTGATGTCGAACTCCTTCGCGGACCAGACCCTGGCCCAGATCGAGCTGTTCACCAAGCCCGAGCAGTACCCCGTCGGCGTCTACACGCTGCCCAAGGAGCTGGACGAGAAGGTCGCCCGCCTCCACCTGGACGCCCTCGGCGTCAAGCTCACCACGCTGACCCAGTCCCAGGCCGACTACATCGGCGTCAAGGTCGAGGGCCCCTACAAGCCCGAGCAGTACCGCTACTGACCTTCCGTTCCGGCTCTCATCCAAGGAGAAGTCTCCATGTCCCGCCGCCTGTTCACCTCCGAGTCCGTGACCGAGGGTCACCCGGACAAGATCGCTGACCAGATCAGCGACACCATCCTCGACGCCCTGCTCAAGGACGACCCGTCCTCGCGGGTGGCCGTCGAGACGCTGATCACCACCGGTCAGGTCCATGTCGCGGGGGAGGTGACCACGAAGGCCTACGCGCCGATCGCGCAGCTGGTGCGGGAGAAGATCCTGGAGATCGGCTACGACTCCTCCAAGAAGGGCTTCGACGGCGCCTCCTGCGGGGTCTCGGTCTCCATCGGGGCGCAGTCCCCGGACATCGCCCAGGGTGTCGACACCGCGTACGAGACGCGGGTCGAGGGTGCCGCCCTGGACGGGCACGAGGGTGACGAGCTGGACAAGCAGGGCGCGGGTGACCAGGGCCTGATGTTCGGGTACGCGTGCGACGACACGCCCGAGCTGATGCCGCTGCCGATCTACCTGGCGCACCGGCTCTCCAGCCGGCTGTCGGAGGTCCGCAAGAACGGGACCATCCCGTACCTGCGCCCCGACGGGAAGACCCAGGTCACCATCGAGTACGACGGTGACCGGGCGGTTCGGCTGGACACGGTGGTGGTGTCCTCGCAGCACGCGAGCGACATCGACCTGGAGTCGCTGCTGACCCCGGACATCCGCGAGTTCGTGGTGGAGCCGGAGCTGAAGGCGCTGGCCGAGCGGGGGATCGAGCTGTCGACGCAGGGGTACCGGCTGCTGGTGAACCCGACCGGCCGGTTCGAGATCGGCGGGCCGATGGGTGACGCGGGCCTGACCGGCCGGAAGATCATCATCGACACGTACGGCGGGATGGCCCGTCACGGTGGTGGCGCGTTCTCGGGCAAGGACCCGTCCAAGGTCGACCGTTCGGCGGCGTACGCGATGCGCTGGGTGGCCAAGAACATCGTGGCGGCCGGGCTGGCCAGGCGGGCCGAGGTCCAGGTCGCGTACGCGATCGGCAAGGCCGAGCCGGTGGGTCTGTTCGTGGAGACCTTCGGCACCGAGTCCGTCCCGGTCCTGAAGATCCAGGAGGCGGTGACCAAGGTCTTCGACCTGCGTCCCGCCGCGATCATCCGCGACCTGGACCTGCTCCGCCCGATCTACTCCCAGACCGCCGCCTACGGCCACTTCGGCCGCGAACTCCCCGACTTCACCTGGGAGCGCACCGACCGCAAGGACGACCTGCGAGCGGCCGCGGAGGCGTAGGCCTCCCGGCCCTCCGGGGCCGCCTCCGGGCCTGCTCCCCCACCCCTCCCCCACTGCTCCACCGACGTCACCGCCCCTGCGCAACCGCCATCCGCCCCGCGCACCACCGCCTCTAGGACAAGGAGTTGACCGTGCGAATCGCCGTCACGGGATCGATCGCCACCGACCATCTGATGCAGTTCCCGGGCCGGTTCACCGACCAGCTGATCGCCGACCGCCTCGAGACGGTCTCGCTCTCGTTCCTGGTGGACGAGCTGGAGGTGCGCCGGGGCGGCGTCGCGGCCAACATCGCGTTCGGCCTCGGCAGGCTCGGGCTGCGCCCGGTCCTGGTCGGCGCGGTCGGCGCCGACTTCGACGGGTACCGGGCCTGGCTGGAGGAGAACGGCGTCGACACCGACTCCGTCCACGTCTCCAGCACGGCGCAGACCGCCCGCTTCATGTGCACGACCGACCTGGCACAGAACCAGATCGCCTCCTTCTACGCCGGGGCGATGGCCGAGGCCGCCGGCATCTCGCTGAAGGAGACCCTGGCCGCCGGCGGTGGGGCGGACCTGGTCGTGGTCTCGCCGAACGACCCCGAGGCGATGGTCCGCCACACCGAGGAGGCCAGGGCACTGGGCATCCCCTTCCTGGCCGATCCGTCGCAGCAGCTCGCCCGACTCTCCGGCGAGCAGGTGCGCACACTGGTCGACGGAGCCCGCTACCTGTTCACCAACGAGTACGAGTCGGCGCTGCTGCTGGAGCGCACCGGCTGGACCGAGGACGAGGTGCTCACCCGCGTGGGCGCCTGGATCACCACGCTGGGCCCCCGTGGGGCGCAGATCCGGCAGACAGGGCTGCCGACCGTGACCGTCGCGGCTGTTCCCGAGCTCAACGTCGCCGACCCCACGGGTGTCGGCGACGCCTTCCGGGCCGGCTTTCTCGCGGCGGTGAGCTGGGGCCTGGACCACGAGGACGCGGCCCGGCTCGGTTGCGCCTGCGCCACCGTCGTCCTGGAGAGCATCGGTTCGCAGGACCAGCGCCTCGGCGCGGAGGGCGTCGTCGCGCGCATCCGGCAGGCCTACGGCACCGAGACCGCGGACCTCCTCGCGAAGCACCTGGCGGTGACCGCGTGAGCTCCGCCCAGGAGCGCGCTGACGCGCTTCGTGCGGCGTTGGCCGCGCGTGTGGTCGTGGCCGACGGGGCCATGGGAACGATGCTCCAGGCGCAGGACCCGACGTTGGAGGACTTCGAGGGCCATGAGGGCTGCAACGAGGTCTTGAACGTCTCCCGCACCGACATCGTGCGGGCGGTGCACGAGGCCTACTTCGCGGTCGGCGTGGACTGTGTGGAGACGAACACGTTCGGCTGCAACCTGTCCGCGTTCGCGGAGTACGACATCGCGGATCGGATCTTCGAGTTGTCGGAGGCCGGGGCGCGGCTGGCGCGTGAGGTGGCGGACGGGTTCGCGGCCGGGGACGGGCGTCAGCGGTGGGTGCTGGGTTCGATCGGGCCGGGGACGAAGCTGCCGACGCTGGGCCACATCGCGTTCGACGCGTTGCGGGAGGGGTTCCGGCAGAACGCGGCGGGTCTGATCGCGGGTGGTGCGGATGCGCTGCTGATCGAGACCAGTCAGGACCTTTTGCAGGTGAAGGCGGCCGTTCTGGGCGTGAAGGCGGCGCTGACGGAGGCGGGGCTCACCCTTCCGATCATCGCGCAGGTGGCGATGGAGACGACCGGGACGATGCTGCTGGGTTCGGAGATCGGCGCGGCGCTGACGGCGTTGGAGCCGTTGGGCATCGATCTGATCGGTCTGAACTGTTCGACCGGTCCGGACGAGATGGGTGAGCACCTGCGTCATCTGGCCCGCCATGCGCGGGTCGGGCTCTCCTGCATGCCCAATGCGGGTCTGCCGATCCTCACGAAGGACGGTGCGCACTTCCCGCTCGGTCCGGCGGGGCTGGCCGACGCGCATGAGGCCTTCGTCAGGGACTACGGGCTGTCGCTCGTGGGTGGTTGCTGTGGGACCACGCCGGAGCATCTGCGGGCGGTGGTGGAGCGGGTGCAGGGCAGGC
This genomic interval from Streptacidiphilus rugosus AM-16 contains the following:
- a CDS encoding pyridoxal-phosphate dependent enzyme: MPTVEDRARSSMQERLENFRALLGPTPITPVTLNIGGRPRTIHLKLEGHNVAGSVKARTAYGLVRSLLEQGRLQPGGRLLESTSGNLGIALATLARYLGVSFTAVVDPLIAPECLHRLSELGADVVTVTERDASGGYLLSRLATVAELLEADDSYVWTNQYGSPENPAIHRELTGPELLGQLPRSPDAVFAAISTGGTFSGISQYFREHSPGTAMVAVDIEGSVAFRGSPGRRHLSGIGASRPSGFLDDSLVDHFAIAGIYESAHYCRLVLRTAGLHLGASAGAVVAGCVRYLTRHPETDLVVCLCADGGEKYAGTVYSDAWLRSIGLEPPPEADAVPVASEDAILSGVG
- a CDS encoding DUF2000 domain-containing protein; translation: MSTLTVDPSAVDPDWKFAVVLKAKLPAGVALNAAAHTSLGLAALAGAEHPELAAKMSFLNFLDADGGSHAPISGLSLVVLEGRAAGLRRFRAEARAAGLLVNDFVSAMTGDTYAEQLTRVAGLPEESLDYYAVAAFGRRDELDPLTKKFSLWK
- the ahcY gene encoding adenosylhomocysteinase, with amino-acid sequence MSTTPFGDFKVADLSLAAFGRKEITLAEHEMPGLMAIRNEYAAARPLAGARITGSLHMTVQTAVLIETLAALGAEVRWVSCNIFSTQDHAAAAIAVGPNGTVEDPQGIPVFAWKGETLEEYWWCTEQALTWEGHSGPNMILDDGGDATLLVHKGLEYQKAGVVPDVSTAENEEHRVILELLHRTSLDWTEVASEIKGVTEETTTGVHRLYEMHRDGTLLFPAINVNDAVTKSKFDNKYGCRHSLVDGINRATDVLIGGKVAVVFGYGDVGKGCAESLRGQGARVVVTEIDPICALQAAMDGYQVTTLEEVVGLADIFITTTGNKDIIMAADMAKMKHQAIVGNIGHFDNEIDMAGLAKIEGIVKDEVKPQVHTWTFPDGKKIIVLSEGRLLNLGNATGHPSFVMSNSFADQTLAQIELFTKPEQYPVGVYTLPKELDEKVARLHLDALGVKLTTLTQSQADYIGVKVEGPYKPEQYRY
- the metK gene encoding methionine adenosyltransferase → MSRRLFTSESVTEGHPDKIADQISDTILDALLKDDPSSRVAVETLITTGQVHVAGEVTTKAYAPIAQLVREKILEIGYDSSKKGFDGASCGVSVSIGAQSPDIAQGVDTAYETRVEGAALDGHEGDELDKQGAGDQGLMFGYACDDTPELMPLPIYLAHRLSSRLSEVRKNGTIPYLRPDGKTQVTIEYDGDRAVRLDTVVVSSQHASDIDLESLLTPDIREFVVEPELKALAERGIELSTQGYRLLVNPTGRFEIGGPMGDAGLTGRKIIIDTYGGMARHGGGAFSGKDPSKVDRSAAYAMRWVAKNIVAAGLARRAEVQVAYAIGKAEPVGLFVETFGTESVPVLKIQEAVTKVFDLRPAAIIRDLDLLRPIYSQTAAYGHFGRELPDFTWERTDRKDDLRAAAEA
- a CDS encoding carbohydrate kinase family protein; the encoded protein is MRIAVTGSIATDHLMQFPGRFTDQLIADRLETVSLSFLVDELEVRRGGVAANIAFGLGRLGLRPVLVGAVGADFDGYRAWLEENGVDTDSVHVSSTAQTARFMCTTDLAQNQIASFYAGAMAEAAGISLKETLAAGGGADLVVVSPNDPEAMVRHTEEARALGIPFLADPSQQLARLSGEQVRTLVDGARYLFTNEYESALLLERTGWTEDEVLTRVGAWITTLGPRGAQIRQTGLPTVTVAAVPELNVADPTGVGDAFRAGFLAAVSWGLDHEDAARLGCACATVVLESIGSQDQRLGAEGVVARIRQAYGTETADLLAKHLAVTA